ACAATGGCTACAGTTTGTCCCCCATTAACTTTAAGACTGAAATTGCTCAATACCAACATTTCCGGACGAGTGGGATAGCAGAAATCAACATTTTTCAGCTCAATGCTTCCGTAGACGTTCGGTGGCTTCAATGCTGAGTTTTCATCTGGCTCAATTTTAGGGACTCGGTCAATAATTTCAAAAACTGAAGTGAGAGATTTCCGCCTTTTAAGTATGTATGGTGCCAATCCAAATGGCTCCACCAGTGCAAAAGTTGCAAAAGAGAAAACCATGTACTCCTTGAGGGCTGTAGGCAGATCTATATAGCGTCTTTTAACAGAGAGTGCAGTGTACCAAAGGAGCAGAGCATTGCAGGCAAAAAGAAGAAACTGTGAAAAGCCAAATGCAAACCCTATTGCCATTCCATGAAAGAAACTCTGTTTCAATATTTTCTTCAACTGTAGCCTGTAGAGGTCCATTACCTTATTACCAGCACAAAATGCTACAACAGTGTATATGTTCCTCACTGCATCCTCGAGGACCAATGATGCCTTCCTATGCATCTCCTGGATTCCCTTTGAAAATCCAGCGAGCCATAATTTCTGCAACATTTAAGTAGGCAACTATTAAGAAATTTGGATAAGGACAATCTTCCCTCCAAATTCAATAAGAAATGAAAAGGCAAAAGTATagaggagaaaaagaagaaaaaacaatacATGGAACAGGAAAATTTAAGCACAAAAATCCAGAAGCTCCCATGTTTTTTCGATAATgaagtaaataataaatatatatgtatatatgcgtGGATACACATATGCAAACCTGTGCAAAAGCAGAGACAGCTAAGACTGGAAGGGTTGCAAATGCCACAAGTGCCAACCGCCAATGTAGCAACATCCCAATTAGTATAGCAACAATAACAGCAGCACTATCCTGTATAAATATTGAAAGCCGATTGCTAAAAGCAGCCCTTACAAATGTAGCATCATTTGCCAATCGCATGGACAAGTTATCAGGGCTATTCTCTTCATTATCAAACCATCCAATTTCATTCCGCAGCATTGCTGTCACATGACAGACAAAACAAGCTAAACAATATGCATAAAATTCAGCATTCAAAAAAATTTGGAGTATTAATTTCTAGATTCAGATACCTGAGAACATCATTCTGCGCACCCGTTCAGTCATTTTCTCCCCCATAATTCCAAAGTAGAAGTGTTGCAAGAAGTTGGCAACAACAGTCACTATACCCATACAGGCAATTATCAAACACCACCTGTCTACTTCATCTTGTAAATGATGATGTTCCTGACGCCTATAATATGCCGTTACAATCAGTGCAATAACATATGCAAGAAGTGGATTGAAAGAGCCAAAGATTGCTGCACCAATGCTTCCCAAGACAGCATAGAGCCACTCCGCAAAACTAAGCTGTGCCAACCTCCAAAATGACGGAGCTTCCCCATGATGCACATCCTTTGCTTCCTTAACTTCAATTGGGATATCATCAGAGTAACTGAGAGGCCGACTAAAAGTCTGAGAATGCGAACGTTCATTTTTAGGATCAGATGTCAGAAGGGGTGATACAGGAGATTCTGGGTCCGAATCATTTGATTTCTGCTGCTGAGCAGACTGAACATCAAGTTTAGGCAACTCCGGAAGTCTCCTTTCAAAACTATCCTGCCTCCTAATTGATGGTTCCTTATCACCAGCATCCACTGGTAAGCCATTTTCCAGCATCTTCTCTGGTGGTGGACTATGAGCTTTAGGTGATTCTTGTGTGTTAAAAGCACCATCTTGGGGCCGAAATATACCATGAACTCTTTGGAGAGAAGGTGATTTGACAAACTTTGGAGATGAAGATTCTTGGAAGCTGTGAACTGATGAAGAATCCTTTTCAATTTGGAATGTTGACGTCTCCTTGTAATTCCTAACTGGCATCCTGAAAGAAATTAGAAAATAAACCGTTATAGAAATAAAAGAGCATCCTTTTACAATCAAAGAAAAACCACTAACAAGTAATTAGAATTCCAAACATACGATATAAGCCTTCTTAGTAAAGCACCTATAGACCTAATTACCTCCTTGGAAGTTTTGCAGCCTCCTCACATCTGAGGAGCTCAGCATACAACCCATCAAGGGCTACTAACTCATCATGTGTACCCATTTCAACCAGCTGACCCTCCTCCATCACAGCTATATAATCAACATTTCTTATGAGACAAAGCTGCCGAGCTATTATTATAGTTGAACGTCCCAACATGAGTAGATCTAGAGCTTCCTGAACAGTTCTTTCAGCTTCAAAATCAAGTCCACCAGTAACTTCATCAAGCAGAAGGACTGTTGGGTTCAAAAGCACCGCTCTAGCAATAGAAAGTTTGATTTTCTGTTCTTCCGTTAATGCTAAGCCAGCCCTCCCCACCTTAAATTCATAGAAAATGGTTTCAACAAAATGTGCCGCAAATGAGAAATAATCAAGACGGTAAGATGTTTCACCTGTGTCTCGTACCCTCTCTCAAGTGAACTAATGAATGTATGTGCCCTTGCTATTTTTGCAGCTTCTTCAATCTGATCAAATGTAGCATCTCGCCCATAAGCAATATTATCTTTTATGCTCAAACTAAGCAAGGCAGGTTCCTGAGTAACAAGTCCTATTTGGCTTCTCAGCCACTCCAGCTTTAGGTTTTTAATATTCTCTCCATCTAGAAGAACTTCCcctgcatgatgaaaaataaaatcatttaagaATCATGAAGGTTGCCTGACCACCCAGCAATGATTTCAAAACTTTAAATAACATGCCACTGCAATGTGAAATATAAAATCATATGGCCATCGTACCTAATGTAGGATCATAAAACCGTTCCATGAGTGGGATAATACTGCTTTTCCCAGAGCCATTTCTACCAACAAGTGCCACAGCCTTTTTAGCAGGTACAGTGAGATAAAAGCCACTCAGTATAGGAATTTCAGGTCGAGATAGATAACTAAAATACACATTCCTAAATTCAATATTTCCTTGAATGGAAGCTAGGATGTTTCCCTCCTGGTTCAAACCAGAGGATGAACGGCTAATCATCTCAAAAAGTCTAAAAGCAGCAATTCGACCTTGGTCAAAGGAATAGAAATTTGTTGCAGCTTGGTTCAGCCCACTGTACAGCAAAGAAAGAATCGGTAAGTCAGTAGAGATTAAATGGAGCAGggaaaaagaggaagaaatagATGCTTACAGGCCACTTAAAATTACAGCAAAAAGAGCTGCTATGATTTCGCCACCATGAGCTTTGTGATTTGTGACAAGGAACCTTCCAACCCAAAGTTGTAAGGCACAAGAACATATCGCAAGCCCATATGTAAATCCAAGCCCAAGCCCTTGCACAAGACTAATCAATATACCATATCTCAAAGTGGCTTGTAATGAGGTTGCATAAGAATATTTGGCTAAAGTTTCATTTGTAAATGCATACAAGGTCCTGACATAAGAGACTGCCTGCAAATAACAAGAACTCTATGCATATTAGCATCACTTCCACAGTGTGGTTCTATGTAGAAAGTGAAGTTCAAGTAAGAAACCGAAAAACCATGTCACCATTTCAAGAAATTCGACAAAACACAAAAAGGCATCATATTTTAATCAAGTTCCATCTACATTTTGATTCACCTTCTTTACTCCAGAAAGCAGAAGGCAGgttcaaatgaaatttaaataaaattgttttaGCTACTATAGAAACTGCAAATGAGCTTTTGCAGGTTAAAAGCAGAGGCCCAAAATTTGGATCTTTGGACAAGAACCTCTACAGCAAAGCTAATTGACAGGTGTGATAGAAACTCCAAATAAACAAAAGATGAtgtgtatatacacatatatgtatatataaaattttttagcCCCAATAAAAGTATTCAGTTAATTCAAGTTAATTCAATTTGACAACAATTTTCAAAAGCAAGCAGCAATTTTCCCACAATGCCGTCTGGCCAAACACTCATAAAAATAAGCATCTAAAGCTCCCTATAAATATTATATCAAGTAAGCATTGGTAAGTAACTTTGCCATCATTTCTGTTTTGAATACAACTAACTAGCAAAGCTTAGTTTAGTACTCCACTCCTGAAGTGATCACACATTTCCAAAGAACATAACCATAGGTCCCTTGTATTAGCAGCCAATTCAAACAGTAACTGCATTTTTAGACCAACATATATCGTTTGGACAAGTCATTCTAAACGAATATTAAGCAAGTAGCCAAATTTTCATTCACTAGAGATCGATATTAACAAAGATCAGTCAggaggagagagagagagagaaacctGTTCAGCAATGCTAGCTGCCTCAGCATAAGCATCTTGAATATTCTCAGCAAGCCTGTGAAGAAATATATTGGATATGCCTCCAGCAGCAACAATAAACGGACCAGTAGCCAGAGTTATGAGCGCAATTTGCCAACAGTTGACAAAACCAATAATTAGACCACCGAAAAATGTAGCCATGTTATGAATGTAATTCCCAACCTGTATCATCAAAGGAATACTAGGATTAGAGCAGACATCTGTAACAAAATCCAACCCAAGATTAAGTTAAATTACAAAAGGGAAGAACCACAGGTGAAGCAACATGTGGCTGAACATACTTTTTCACTAAGAGCAGACTGGATGAGCAGCACATCACTCAAGACTTGGCTCACTATGTCTCCATTATTTCCATAAGTATCAAAAAAGCTCATATCTTGGTTCAATAATACTTGAACATATCTTGACCTAATAACAGCAGTCTGTCGCTCTCCCGTCAGAATCCAGCATGAAACCTCTATTTCACAGAACAAAGTCAGCAAAAAATAGCAGAAAAGTTGCACCAAtcagaagaaaacaaaaatgaagCACTAACTGATTTGGATATGAACCAACCTACCTATCCAGCCAGCAGCGAAAACACCCGCAGCAATATAAACAATAGTTAAAGAAAGCTGCAGAACAAGAATGAACTAGTTGGAGACACGTGCAATTACAAAACAGCAGGCCCTCAAGGAAACTAAAAATTATAGTTGATTATAGCAAGCAAAAAGCAGATAAACTAAACAGAAATTCAAGAGTCAAAATACGATTTTTCTTTTGTCCATGTGATTTGcacttatatttataattaatatctTTAAGAATAAAAACAACCTAGAGTTAACCTAGTAGAAAGCAAGTTTCTAAATCTTCATAGTAACgattaaaaacaaatattgttCACAAACAAGCAGAGAATACTTATATATACTCAATTTACATGCATGAATAAGAAGACATCTACATGAGAGAGAGAAAGCAAGTGAGTGCCTAATTAACTTGAAGCACCAGCAGAATCTAACTAGTACTGCAACCAAAATCCAGTGGTTTGATTTGAAATTAACTGTGTCATTGCATTAACAATTCCATTCTTCATGTAATTCACTATCCATCCAATCCCCGTCCCTTCCTTTTACCTTTCCACAAATGTACAAGTCTCAACTGGTCTAAAATAAATCACATCCTTCACTTTGGAATAATATGCTAATATTCCATAGTGGTGTCTGGCATTTCCAATGTGAAAGAAAGACCCTGCCCCAACCTAGAGGGAAGAAAATGAAGTTAAAACATCCACCCATAATATCAAAACAGCAACGCCCTATGGTAAGAATCCCATACAAGAAATAACCATTAATCTCAAATGACAAAGATTACCAATATAACATGCTCTTTTACATCAGAAATGTTTCCAGAAAATTAACTTCAAAGCTAAATCTCAGCCACCATCCCCTCAAGCTTGATGTGAAATACTGACCTCAATTAGGTGTCAAGTAGTAAACAACAATCCATAAATATCCTAAGACTACCATTCTGTAACCAAATAAACCAAGTCGAATATGTAAAACTAATAAAACAGCTCGCTTCATTGTATTTGCCACCTATAATAGAAACAAGTAATAGTCAAACTTTCGCCTTAATATTGAATCATAAATATTACGCCCCACCccaccccaaaaaaaaaaaaacaaagtttctGCCATTTGCAAACCCCAGAAACCTAAAAGCCAAAACTTCAGGTACCTTGCCATTTCCAAAACACGTTCTCAagaattaaacaaatatataagaaagaaagaaagaaacaaaaaagcaAAGGAATTGCTTAAATTCAGAATCAAAGGTTCCATCTCCCCTAATTTTCGAAGctttctaaaattaaaacataatagtTAACTAAATTCCCAAAAGTTTGGAAAAAAGAAACTGTAAAATCCAAACATTTTGTTACACAAAAGTCATCAATACTTCACTctaattatcaaaattattaacTAACGAACTAGCCTAAACCTTTAAAATCCCTCTTTTTACTTACTAAAAAACACACTAACCTCTTTGAACCTCTCAAACTGCTCATCCATTCTGTCTTGCCCTTGTTCTTGTGGCCCAAGTCCAAGAACCTGAATGATCTTCGCAAAATAATGTAAGTAAACAACAAGAGCAGTCCCATGAGCTGCAGCAGCAAGGGATCCAACGATCATGAGAACCCAATCAAGCCTGTCAGCACAGGCAAACAATCCAGAGAAGGGCACAGCGGCAGGGGGCGGTTCGATCTCTTCTTCCTCTTCCATCTCTTCCTCCGCCTCCACCTGTGCCGCTTCACCAGCAGCTTCCGCTGTTGTATCCAAGTACGGAGACGGCGATTCCGGCGGCTCCGAAACCTCCGAGACTGGTGTCAAAGGTTGTATGTGGGGTGGTGACCACCCAAATAAACCTCTTGATACCATCATCTTTAACGAAAAcccaaaccctaaccctaactatctttttcttctctaaatttagCAGAAATTTCAAGCGGATCTGCTAAATTAAGAgagtgatttttaaaaaaatcagatATTTTCCTCGTTGGGTAAAAGTTGGGgggttttatttaatttggttttttaagttaaaatgacGACCAGGTCAACAAAGGCAGATGAAAAATGGAGACAGccataatgaaaaggaaaataatatattattattcatttatttatttatttttattcatatctGCTTTACGATAAAATACCTAAAATTTTCTATAAGCccgtaaatataaaattaattgaacTAAGATTCAATCGCctactaaattattatttttatataatatataaaactattcGTAATTCCTCTTTAAGACTCAATtaactattattaaattatttttaaaatttacaatataAATACAAAACATCAACATAAACTGTAcagtcataaatatatataaataataaaatcaaatacaaaagatcaataaacaaataattaaataaaatctaaccacaaataattaaattaaaagtctaattataaaaattgaatttaatatttaaatattaaaataattatacataataaaacTCAACAGaggattttattattaaatttatttttatatttttggttgttgatGATTCTATATATTTTCAACGGTCAAGTGCCggcaaaattttttataaaaattatattccatcatataatatatattaggtTAATTCAACCAATCAATATAATTTACGTAAATTTTTTCGTGagctgaaaaattaattattcacgttcttatattttattttatttattgtattatttttttccctttttatgtattattactttttaatttatgtttttctttttatattttattttaaaagaaattttattgttcattttcagtttatttttatacaaataagAAAAAAGGAAATCGTAGTtcctatatttaatttaattttaattaattaattaattattaaaatatattaatttacattactttgtaaaaatatttttttctctttttctttataatcttgtaaaaaataaattatttatgaaatataatttttacaattaagaatatgttttgtttttatactcattttatttattttataattaaattggttcaaataaaatttatattaactagagtgttattttattaaactaaagaATTAAGTgctcaaaaattaaatatgtttattaattcattaaaaaaattaaataagcgaaaaattaatattttcggTGCTTTACTTGTTAAGCGTGTTTGGTAATccctaataaaaaaacaaatgctaaaatcataaaaaatatatatatatttaacagttTCTTAAAAAACAAGTGGCAcatttgtgttttttatttaatttttatcgtttcttaaaagatattttaataattaaatttaatgtttttacattttaaatttaatcttaatttttaattatattttaaatttaaaataaaaatgttatcttttttacttatttttataaaaaaaaatatttcgagTATGGACTCGAAcctattgaatcaaaacacagaattagaaaaagttttcttttttgggtGAAAACAAcaattctctcttttttattaGAAACcgataaaattgttattctgaaaaatatgtttataagttgagaataaattctttctatttttcaGCAGAGTAACAATCTTTTAAAAGTAGTGTTAATAACTCTACCAatatcatctatttataggaaggaAATCTAGAACTCTTATAAAGTTTTAGAAgcttattttaaatagaaaaacaatgTCCTACTTAGAGTAGAAGAGATGTGAACAACTCACTCTTATATTTTTACTAGGGTTGCCACCCTTCATATAAGAGGTTTTGGGTCTCTCTCACATCACTTTCAATTACAAGAACTTCCTAGGTCTTTTTAACCTAGTACTCTGTAATATGATCCAACcagattcaatttttctatttcccaaaataaactttaatatatacatattaaataattttctcacccCAATTTTACCCcagtaaaattttgataaattttttactattttacccttagtaaattttcgagaaaatttatttaatatgtcacaactcaacatgttcactatggcaatgatttttttttcattttcgagcttcaaaatagtccaaaaacataaacttttaCGTAATCCTATACAGGATTGCAAAATTCCAATTCTATTTTTGGAAACTTACcttcattttcaaatgattctATTTCTCTATTTCAGGGAAAACCATAATCGTTCCTAAATGTTTACCATTTCTCATTTTCTATTCATTACGTTCATTTTTATTgaaacatgtaattcatttatggtttcaacgagctagtagagggaccgattggatatatgaaattaaggctcaaatgatttataattaagttccgatttttcgcctattaattataaactcatttagtcatgaagtcattccactatagtatcgtgactgagctctcccaaCGACATAgcattacaaaagcaactactTAGTGTTCATTTAATGACCTTATCAttaatgtgttaccctcataggatatcattgatctctttggaataatattcattctcccaatatgatcctattttatctcatagtaacctTTACatattctttcatgaaaagtcaattactatcaattagtgatcaagtcatccatcataaAGATGGACGACCTGTGgctacatttacttttcatcaaccatgtaatgccaatgagaggatattatttacccatgttttaggctatgaattccactgttgtgaataaCGTTACATGCTACAAAACTCAtacacccaatgcaccaactttcgattccttatctatttgaacctagacttttacttacattaaagtgtacgagtcacgcatacatagtccgccatccactcaagatttaggtatgtcacactatgagcATTACAATTGAATAAACTCATAAACGAATTCAGGATCTATCCTGCTTGGGTCCTATCTAATGTAttgtcagtccagtcagtcatatctatgtctctatcttctaggagtcatctactgcaatgcccaagacaaggtatctcccaaattggacttgatagatgaaatattagtttttcagtcagtttgctcatttccgattagactaaggacatatttaggttcgtttactaatacaagttgtcttttcatattacgatatgaccatgtaataccgcttaatattagttaaacattagacaaccaatgagcaacatttgcttctattttgctttgtgtgcaaaaactatttgaggacaataatacaaagtatattaatcgaaatcaatgaatttgttttattaaccaatttgttctaATAGCACCACATAGATGGTCAATAGCGGTCAATGCCGATCAACGGTGATCAACAATCGGTCAATAGCAAGTCAAATTCAAAGGtgatttaagttaaatttaatatttttatttaaaataaacttaattaccATATGGCACATTAGTGATTGGTTTGATGTGCCATGTGGCACAATATGATTGGCGTCATGTGACAACTGGGTTTTTTTAGCACTATTACAAAAAAAGAGAGGCTAAATTGAGTAACATAATAATAGTTTAAGTACCAATCTTAAAAAAAAGTAGTTTAAGTGCCAAAATAAGGAAACATATATAATTCGAGAGCTAAATTCAATATTAAGcataaaataaaagagataaaaGGTGTGAATAAATTTACATATacttatcatatttatatattttatcttaatcatatttaaaattttattatatttatataaatttcttttgatacaatatatttatataaatttgaaatgCAAATAACTTGTATAAATCTGACTTACGATATTTGTACATACTTatgtcatatttatattattgagtaaattatattagtagtcacctaattattagtaatttttttggtcactcaattataaaaattataaaattgtcacttaactattagtaaattttttttttgtcacccaactataaaaagttacaaaatggtcatttaactatttaattttgtcttttttttgtcACCAGATGGCTAATGGATGTAGCTTTCaaaattggcataatagcaactttaactcTCAATATTAATATATTGCATCAATTTAGTCTCGATTCTAAAAAATccaaccctcaacatttacacattgtgtaagtTGGTCTT
The sequence above is drawn from the Gossypium hirsutum isolate 1008001.06 chromosome A05, Gossypium_hirsutum_v2.1, whole genome shotgun sequence genome and encodes:
- the LOC107959885 gene encoding ABC transporter B family member 20 isoform X1 yields the protein MMVSRGLFGWSPPHIQPLTPVSEVSEPPESPSPYLDTTAEAAGEAAQVEAEEEMEEEEEIEPPPAAVPFSGLFACADRLDWVLMIVGSLAAAAHGTALVVYLHYFAKIIQVLGLGPQEQGQDRMDEQFERFKELSLTIVYIAAGVFAAGWIEVSCWILTGERQTAVIRSRYVQVLLNQDMSFFDTYGNNGDIVSQVLSDVLLIQSALSEKVGNYIHNMATFFGGLIIGFVNCWQIALITLATGPFIVAAGGISNIFLHRLAENIQDAYAEAASIAEQAVSYVRTLYAFTNETLAKYSYATSLQATLRYGILISLVQGLGLGFTYGLAICSCALQLWVGRFLVTNHKAHGGEIIAALFAVILSGLGLNQAATNFYSFDQGRIAAFRLFEMISRSSSGLNQEGNILASIQGNIEFRNVYFSYLSRPEIPILSGFYLTVPAKKAVALVGRNGSGKSSIIPLMERFYDPTLGEVLLDGENIKNLKLEWLRSQIGLVTQEPALLSLSIKDNIAYGRDATFDQIEEAAKIARAHTFISSLERGYETQVGRAGLALTEEQKIKLSIARAVLLNPTVLLLDEVTGGLDFEAERTVQEALDLLMLGRSTIIIARQLCLIRNVDYIAVMEEGQLVEMGTHDELVALDGLYAELLRCEEAAKLPRRMPVRNYKETSTFQIEKDSSSVHSFQESSSPKFVKSPSLQRVHGIFRPQDGAFNTQESPKAHSPPPEKMLENGLPVDAGDKEPSIRRQDSFERRLPELPKLDVQSAQQQKSNDSDPESPVSPLLTSDPKNERSHSQTFSRPLSYSDDIPIEVKEAKDVHHGEAPSFWRLAQLSFAEWLYAVLGSIGAAIFGSFNPLLAYVIALIVTAYYRRQEHHHLQDEVDRWCLIIACMGIVTVVANFLQHFYFGIMGEKMTERVRRMMFSAMLRNEIGWFDNEENSPDNLSMRLANDATFVRAAFSNRLSIFIQDSAAVIVAILIGMLLHWRLALVAFATLPVLAVSAFAQKLWLAGFSKGIQEMHRKASLVLEDAVRNIYTVVAFCAGNKVMDLYRLQLKKILKQSFFHGMAIGFAFGFSQFLLFACNALLLWYTALSVKRRYIDLPTALKEYMVFSFATFALVEPFGLAPYILKRRKSLTSVFEIIDRVPKIEPDENSALKPPNVYGSIELKNVDFCYPTRPEMLVLSNFSLKVNGGQTVAIVGVSRSGKSTIISLIERFYDPVAGQILLDGRDLKLYNLRWLRNHLGLVQQEPIIFSTTIRENIIYARHNASESEMKEAARIANAHHFISSLPHGYDTHVGMRGVDLTPGQKQRIAIARVVLKNAPILLLDEASSSIESESSRVVQEALDTLIMGNKTTILIARRAAMMKHVDNIVVLNGGRIVEEGTHDSLLAKNGLYVRLTQPHFGKGLRQHRLV
- the LOC107959885 gene encoding ABC transporter B family member 20 isoform X2; amino-acid sequence: MSFFDTYGNNGDIVSQVLSDVLLIQSALSEKVGNYIHNMATFFGGLIIGFVNCWQIALITLATGPFIVAAGGISNIFLHRLAENIQDAYAEAASIAEQAVSYVRTLYAFTNETLAKYSYATSLQATLRYGILISLVQGLGLGFTYGLAICSCALQLWVGRFLVTNHKAHGGEIIAALFAVILSGLGLNQAATNFYSFDQGRIAAFRLFEMISRSSSGLNQEGNILASIQGNIEFRNVYFSYLSRPEIPILSGFYLTVPAKKAVALVGRNGSGKSSIIPLMERFYDPTLGEVLLDGENIKNLKLEWLRSQIGLVTQEPALLSLSIKDNIAYGRDATFDQIEEAAKIARAHTFISSLERGYETQVGRAGLALTEEQKIKLSIARAVLLNPTVLLLDEVTGGLDFEAERTVQEALDLLMLGRSTIIIARQLCLIRNVDYIAVMEEGQLVEMGTHDELVALDGLYAELLRCEEAAKLPRRMPVRNYKETSTFQIEKDSSSVHSFQESSSPKFVKSPSLQRVHGIFRPQDGAFNTQESPKAHSPPPEKMLENGLPVDAGDKEPSIRRQDSFERRLPELPKLDVQSAQQQKSNDSDPESPVSPLLTSDPKNERSHSQTFSRPLSYSDDIPIEVKEAKDVHHGEAPSFWRLAQLSFAEWLYAVLGSIGAAIFGSFNPLLAYVIALIVTAYYRRQEHHHLQDEVDRWCLIIACMGIVTVVANFLQHFYFGIMGEKMTERVRRMMFSAMLRNEIGWFDNEENSPDNLSMRLANDATFVRAAFSNRLSIFIQDSAAVIVAILIGMLLHWRLALVAFATLPVLAVSAFAQKLWLAGFSKGIQEMHRKASLVLEDAVRNIYTVVAFCAGNKVMDLYRLQLKKILKQSFFHGMAIGFAFGFSQFLLFACNALLLWYTALSVKRRYIDLPTALKEYMVFSFATFALVEPFGLAPYILKRRKSLTSVFEIIDRVPKIEPDENSALKPPNVYGSIELKNVDFCYPTRPEMLVLSNFSLKVNGGQTVAIVGVSRSGKSTIISLIERFYDPVAGQILLDGRDLKLYNLRWLRNHLGLVQQEPIIFSTTIRENIIYARHNASESEMKEAARIANAHHFISSLPHGYDTHVGMRGVDLTPGQKQRIAIARVVLKNAPILLLDEASSSIESESSRVVQEALDTLIMGNKTTILIARRAAMMKHVDNIVVLNGGRIVEEGTHDSLLAKNGLYVRLTQPHFGKGLRQHRLV